The following is a genomic window from Tursiops truncatus isolate mTurTru1 chromosome 7, mTurTru1.mat.Y, whole genome shotgun sequence.
GTTGCCTATTCCAGCATCGTgacagaaaatttttttcctctttaacttGAATTTTTCGTGCTTCATTATCAGTGCATTTCAGTTGCCAATGCCAAGTTCTCTTGGCATTGGCAACTGAAAATGGCAAGAGATCTTGCCTGGAGGGTCTAGCCATAAATGAACATTTGAAAGCTAGTCTGTCATTGGAGCTGACTAGAAAAAGTCATGGttcttttcctcaaagagtttctACCCTAGTAAAGGAAACGACCCACATGAAACTATGCCTAGAGCTACAAGTTAATATACACAGCTAACTTTTGTTGTTTGAgatcaaaaacacaaatacagtCTTGTTTTCCTCTACTTtgagtttttaagaaaaatgttcagaaaagaatGAAGGTGGGTGGCCTGGAGTCAGAGTGGGCATAGACCACTGTAGCATTTCTAAGTCAGGCCTCCACAATGCAGCTTTGAACTTTGTGGAATTCCAGAGTATTAGCTATTAAACAACAGTGCAGATGCGTATTTCATAGCTCAACCTGATGCCTTTTGAATTCTCTGTCCGTTTGGGGTGTCCATGCCTTCACTTTCTTTCTGAAAGCTGACTCCAGAACAGGCTCATTGAGGGAGTGATATTCAAAGGGGGATAACCAGGAAAGGCCTCCCAGAAGATGTgagttttaattgagcatttttttctctcGAAGGTGTTTTATTTTCATCCCCAAGATGTGTTAAAAGTGACTTAATGAgtggaaaaacaattaaattgGATTTTGAAGCTGGGTAGATtggaggggaggggtgtgagCATGGAGGAGGATTgattccaagcagagggagcaTCACCAAGACAGAAATGCATGAACAGAAGGCAAACTGGCTCGGTGGGAGGCGGCCTGCCGGTCACTCCTGGGAGTAGTCAACAAGCTTCACTCACAGTTCTGGCTCCTGCCTCCCTATTTGAACAGTGTCTTCTCTCCTctcagaaagggaaggaaattctcaCAGATAACAACATCCCCCATGGCCAGTGCGTCATCTGCCTCTATGGTTTCCAGGTGGGTTACTCTCTTGGGACCTGGGGGTCGGCTGTGACAGACAGTGGAGGGCTCGGGGCGAGCTCTGACACAGTGCCTTACCCTCCAGGAGAAGGAGGCCTTTACCAAAACCACCTGTTACCACTACTTCCACTGCCACTGCCTGGCTCGGTACATCCAGCACATGGAGCAGGAGCTGCAGGCCCAGGGGCGGGAGCAGGAACGGGAATGGCAGCACGCCGCAACCAAACAGGTTGACCTGCTGGCCCTGCTCGCTTGACCTCATGCCCTCTTCTACCCCTCCGCTCCAGGGCTGCCTTAGCCTTTTCAGGGTCATAGGTACCTCTGAGATTAACGAAAGCTCACCTTTGTCCAGGAAAAAGGGGCGGCCTTATACATACACGTAAGCATATTGCACACAGTTTCAGAGGGTTCCCAGACCTCTAGGTAGGCAGCCCCTGCTTTGCTCCCCCTCACTGCTGAACAGGTATTCCTGTGCCCTCCGTCCCAGCCCTCTACAGATGAGGCTGGGCAGCTGGCAAGCACCCTAGGCTGGGAAGCAGGGGTGCGATTTCACCTCTCTTTTCAGAAGGCCGTTGGTGTGCAGTGCCCGGTGTGCAGAGAGCCACTCGTGTACGATCTCGCCTCGCTGAAAGCAGCCCCTGAACCCCAGCAGCCCGTGGTAAGACAATTTGCTGCTAATCTGAGCCAAGAATAATGGCATCTTGTCTGCTTTGAATGGGGTCTCTGGAATTGGCCTCAAGCTGCCTGGGCCCTCTCTGTAAAGCCATGGCCCCCAGCAGAAGTCCAAAACTCTGTTCGGGAGCCCAATCTGAGGGATAAAACCAAGAACCTTGAGCAGATCTCCTGAGGCAGTCCTAGAAGAGCCGGGGTTTCGAGTCTGCCTTCTCCTGTTGATTCTTCTCTCCGTGCCACTCTGCTCCTTTCCCTCCAGGAGCTGTACCAGCCCGATGCAGAGAGCTTGCGCCAGCAAGAAGAGCGCAAGAGGCTCTACCAGAGACAGCAGGAGAGGGGGGGCATCATTGACCTTGAGGCTGAGCGTAACCGGTACTTCATCAGCCTCCAGCAGGTGAGGGAAGGGTTTCCCACTCCTCCCCTGATGACACCAACCTTCCTACCAACACCCCTCTGCCGTGGCCCTCGGGTGAGCTTTGTTCTACCCTGGGAGGTTATAGGCTGATGGCGGTTGGCTCAGATTCTAGGTGAGGGGCCTGCGGTTCCCCGCTTTGAGGAACTGCATCCCCTTCACTGCATCTGCTCACTTCCTTCTAGCCTCCTGCCCCGTTGGAACCCGAGTCAGCTGTAGATGCCTCTGGAGGATCCCACCCACCCAGTACCCTTGCCACAGAACAGTCCACCTCATCAACTGCTCAGACCACCCTGTCAGCTCCTCTGCCTGTGGCCTCCCAGTACACATGTGAGAAGATTCCAGGGGCTGGGCCAAATCAGCAAAAGCTGGGCGAGACCCAGAAAGCTATGCTAGATCCTCCCCGGGCCAGTCGAGGTCCCTGGAGACAAGCCGAACGGAGGCATCTAAAAGGAGGGGAGTGCAATGCCCTCAAAGGTACCAGTCACACCCAGGAACTGCCACCTCCTGAGGGGCCCCTCAAGGAGCCTATGGACCTAAAGCCAGAGTCCCGTAACCAAGGGGTTGAAGGTCCTCCCCGAGAAAAGGGGCATGGCAACTGGCAGGGTCCCCCGCCCCGCAGGACTCGCGACTGTGCCCGCTGGGAGCACTCCAAGGGTCGGACACCGGCTTCTTCCTACCGCCACCTGCCTCGGGGTCGGGGAGCCTACCGGCCTGGTCCTCGAAGGGAGCCCGTGAGCCTCGAACCGGAGGATGGTTCCTAGCAGtactgtggggggtggggggggacaatAAAGAGATTGGCCTTGTTTGGCTTTCCTTACTCAGTAGTGCCTAGCCTGTGAAGTATAGATCTCTTTCTAAATTCCCAGCAAGACGAGCATGGCAGAGTAGCCACAATATTGCTCTGAAGTCTGTTCTCCCAAGAAATCGGGGTCTGGATAAAGAGGAGTCTGACATCTCAGCTAGTATAGTGGATTCCAAGGAAAACTAGTGGAGGCCAACATTTAAGAAGAAtatgcatgggcttccctggtggcacagtggttgagagtccccctgccgatgcaggggacacaggttcatgccccgggctgggaggatcccacatgccgcagagcggctgggcccgtgagccatggccgctgggcctgcgggtctggaacctgtgctccgcaacgggagaggccacaacagtgagaggcccacgtaccacaaaaaaaaaaaaagaatatgcaggACCCACAACCCAGTGTGCATACAACCACAtcttatctatctgtctatactTGAATATCTTGAGGTGGAGGATGGTACTTTCCTGTTTACTACAGTCTCTCTTCTGCCCCCTTTGTCTAAGGCAGGCTGTGCCCCCAGCATTTGCATATGTGGACACCTGATGGCCCCTGAAGGCATCTGTGTTTATAGCCCCTGCTTTTTCCTCAAGTGCCAACATCAGAAGGTAGGAGGGAGGTCAGAGAACGCAGTAGCATGACAGGTGTTTATTGATCTCCTagaggaggagagggctgggCACAGCCCAgttgtcacctcctcagagactCCGCATTGTGAATTGCCCCTGCAGGGTCACTTTTATAAAGCATGAAGTAGCCCTGCACCTGGGCAGGGCTGATCTGAGTTGTAGCTTGAAGGACATGATCTGCAAAGGTCTCGGCCAGGGAAGCTGCTTGCCCTGGATAGAACCTCTGGAACATCTGGGTCAGCTGCCAGCGTGAGCAGTGGCCCACGTACTCCTTCAGGTCTACTCGCCCAGGGCGTATCAGGGCAGGGTCGAGCCTAAGAGAAGAAGGCAGCAAAAGCAGAGTCATTAGCAGCAGTGCCACCAGCACCCCCAAAAATGGTCccgctagggcttccctggtggcgcagtggttgggagtccgcctgctgatgcaggggacgcgggttcgtgccccggtccgggaagatcccacatgctgcggagcagctgagcccttgagccatggccgctgagcctgcgtgtccggagcctgtgctccgcagcggaaggggccacagcagtgagaggcccgcgtaccgcaaaaaaaaaaaaaaaaaaaggtcccgcTGAACCTCCTGATCCTCCTAAGATAGTGAGGGGGTGGAATCTTGCCTCATAGTCTTGAGTACCTCACTCCTCACCTGTCAACATGGTTGGTGGTCATGAACACGATGCGTGCCTCAGTGGAAGCCACGCCATCCAAGGCGTTGAGCAGGCCGCTGAAAGTGAGACGACCTAGACCTTGGTACTTCACTGGGTCTGGAAGAAGGCAGAGATAAAGCGTGAGTGATCATAGCCCTACTTAAAATTAGCATCCCCTTCTACTCCTTACTTACCATGTCCCCCTACTTATCAATGCGTCTTGTGGCCTCTCATTGCTAACCCAGGTGTCCTCCATCAGCTCTCTggatttctcctttcttccactGTTCCTCATTTAGAAACACTCCCCCTTCCGTCAACTTCCCTCACTTACTCTCCGCAGCCAGGTCTCGACTGAGAAAGGCAGCATCCACATCCTCCAGGAGCACCAGGCTCTGCTGTGGTGCCACGCTCAGCAGGTGGTTGAGCCGGTCATCAGAGAGGCTGGAGTCTGTGAGACTCAGCAGGCAGATGCTGTGCtgcagttccccagccagggctgTGCTATGGAGGAGGGATAACAGGTAATGGGCAACCTGGGAACTGGTCCTTGGGCCCAGCTGCTTGTTCCTCACTGTACTAGTTTTGTCTCGGAGGCCTAAACCTTTCACCATACCCTGCTAGTGTTCCACATGTCTCATGTTTATCCCGGTTCCTGTTCCCCACATTCATTTCCCTTTCCAACCCCACCAGTCCAGTTTCTCTCCAGTTTGAAGGTTAAGGGAAGTTTGACTCTACTCACATAAAACTGCTCTTTCCACAACCAGGGGGCCCATAAAGCAGGTAGCCACGTCTGTAGGGAATGCCTAAGAATACAGCCGGGATGATTGTCAAGACCTAAAATGAATCATGTACTCTGCCCCAGATGTCCACATTCATGCCCAACTCTGCTCCTTGGAGGCCTGATGACTGGCATTGGAAGAAATCATTCCCGTAGACAACCTTACTCCCCGCTTCGTCTATGGGAATTAGCCTAGAGCTTTATATTTGCCCACAAGTATAAAGCGCTAGCCCACAGCTTTATATCTGGCCACAAAGACCAGCCTGTTCCCTCCTGTTCTAATACCACATCAAAAACAACCTAGCGAAGACCCCAGCTGCTTCTCACCTCTGTCAGTGTACCACTTGGGGTTATCGATGAATTCCCGGATGTCTCTGACAATTCGGTCAGCCAGACCCTGTTCTAGAACCACAGAAGTCAGTGGCCGGCGGCGGCGTGGATAGCCAAAGGGGCGCCATTCAGAGCCCACGGCTGTGTACATCActgtcttcccttcctcctgctgcaAGGCTAGCTCTCGAGCTGAGAGGGGAGAGATGAGACAAAGCCAATAATTTCTCTTTGCCATGCTACTAGGCAGAGCTGTGCCAAAACAGTttccctcgggcttccctggttggcgcagtggttgagagtccacctgctgatgcaggggacacgggttcgtgccccggtccgggaagatcccacatgccgtggagcggctgggcccgtgagccatggccgctgggcctgcgcgtccagagcctgtgctccgcaacgggagaggccacaacagtgagaggcccgtgtaccgcaaaaaaaaaaaaaaaaaaaaaaaatataccaaaacaGTTTCCCTAGCCACCAGTGCTCCCATGGTCTCAGAGCCTCCTGTTCCTCCTCTCCAAACTTCTCTTCCTTTGATGTCGAAGACCCCATCCCTGcaaccaccacccccgcccccataaAGCCTGTCTGTGCCATCCCACACCTTCCTCCAGGATGTTGAAGAAGACCTTTCGGTCAGTGCCCAGAGCCGTGAAGGTGACAGATTCCCAGGGGGTCCCCGTCTGCAGGTCTATCATCTGCATCTCTCGGCTCCGTTGCACCCGGATCCATTTCCCTTGATACCTGAATAAGAATGGTCAAAATGAGGTGAACGAATGGGTCAAACCCACCTCCCCTCATTCTCCTTTTCCACTCTCAGAGCCCTCTCTGGTTCCCAACCTTACCAGATAAAGTGGTTTCCAGGGCTGGGGACAAATTCAAATTTAGTGGAGATGCGGCCACTCTCATGCTGAAGGTACGAAGTCTCGACACTGAGGTGCTGAGTTCGGGTACTGTGGCGAGTGAGCCAGCTAAGCAGCCAGGCATAGCTCCTGTCTCGAGCAGGGACTTCCAGTGTGATCATGTAATGTCGCCGGAATGCCACCAGACCCAGTTGGGCACCCTTCCGGGCCAGGGCAAGGGCTGTGCCCACACCCACCAGCCCAAATCCAGCCCCAAAGTAGGGATTGTCCTTCAGGGCCAGAACAAAGTCTGAGAGGGGCATCTTGAAAGGAAAACACTGAATCTTACAGGCCCCAAGGCGTTTTCaagacctgggggtggggagcagtggaGATGGGACAAAGCACAAGATTAGTTTAGAAAATGGACTCTGAAATTCCTCCTCAACACACCCCTCCCCCGCTGCAGAAGCTGGGAGCAGGAAGGACAGGTCAGCATTACTGTGTGCTTCAATATCCTCCCTTTGTGGGGTGGGGTTGGTGTTGGAATGCAAGGGATGGGACTCTGGGCCAGTTGCTCCATTTTGCCTTTCATTATCCTGTTCATACCTGTTTCTTGCCAGACGACTATGTCTGGAGATTCCTTAAACCTGAGAGAACCATATAACCGGCTTCACATCAGGATAATGGATGGACAGAATTTTTGTGGTCCCTGGGACCAGCTGAGTTAGAAAGGGGCCCACTGGCCAGAGTTAGGAGGGGATGAAGAAGCTACTGTCTTCTGTCAACCTGTCAGTAACCTCATGCCTTGCTATTATGAGTCATGTACTTCAAatatcctctc
Proteins encoded in this region:
- the RNF25 gene encoding E3 ubiquitin-protein ligase RNF25 isoform X1; this translates as MAASASAAAGEEDWVLPSEVEVLESIYLDELQVVKGNGRSSSWEICITLHPATAEDQDSQYVCFTLVLRVPAQYPHAVPQISIRNPRGLSDEQIHKISQALSHMAEAGLGTAMLYELIEKGKEILTDNNIPHGQCVICLYGFQEKEAFTKTTCYHYFHCHCLARYIQHMEQELQAQGREQEREWQHAATKQKAVGVQCPVCREPLVYDLASLKAAPEPQQPVELYQPDAESLRQQEERKRLYQRQQERGGIIDLEAERNRYFISLQQPPAPLEPESAVDASGGSHPPSTLATEQSTSSTAQTTLSAPLPVASQYTCEKIPGAGPNQQKLGETQKAMLDPPRASRGPWRQAERRHLKGGECNALKGTSHTQELPPPEGPLKEPMDLKPESRNQGVEGPPREKGHGNWQGPPPRRTRDCARWEHSKGRTPASSYRHLPRGRGAYRPGPRREPVSLEPEDGS
- the RNF25 gene encoding E3 ubiquitin-protein ligase RNF25 isoform X3, with product MAASASAAAGEEDWVLPSEVEVLESIYLDELQVVKGNGRSSSWEICITLHPATAEDQDSQYVCFTLVLRVPAQYPHAVPQISIRNPRGLSDEQIHKISQALSHMAEAGLGTAMLYELIEKGKEILTDNNIPHGQCVICLYGFQKAVGVQCPVCREPLVYDLASLKAAPEPQQPVELYQPDAESLRQQEERKRLYQRQQERGGIIDLEAERNRYFISLQQPPAPLEPESAVDASGGSHPPSTLATEQSTSSTAQTTLSAPLPVASQYTCEKIPGAGPNQQKLGETQKAMLDPPRASRGPWRQAERRHLKGGECNALKGTSHTQELPPPEGPLKEPMDLKPESRNQGVEGPPREKGHGNWQGPPPRRTRDCARWEHSKGRTPASSYRHLPRGRGAYRPGPRREPVSLEPEDGS
- the BCS1L gene encoding mitochondrial chaperone BCS1 isoform X1; its protein translation is MPLSDFVLALKDNPYFGAGFGLVGVGTALALARKGAQLGLVAFRRHYMITLEVPARDRSYAWLLSWLTRHSTRTQHLSVETSYLQHESGRISTKFEFVPSPGNHFIWYQGKWIRVQRSREMQMIDLQTGTPWESVTFTALGTDRKVFFNILEEARELALQQEEGKTVMYTAVGSEWRPFGYPRRRRPLTSVVLEQGLADRIVRDIREFIDNPKWYTDRGIPYRRGYLLYGPPGCGKSSFITALAGELQHSICLLSLTDSSLSDDRLNHLLSVAPQQSLVLLEDVDAAFLSRDLAAENPVKYQGLGRLTFSGLLNALDGVASTEARIVFMTTNHVDRLDPALIRPGRVDLKEYVGHCSRWQLTQMFQRFYPGQAASLAETFADHVLQATTQISPAQVQGYFMLYKSDPAGAIHNAESLRR
- the RNF25 gene encoding E3 ubiquitin-protein ligase RNF25 isoform X2, translating into MAASASAAAGEEDWVLPSEVEVLESIYLDELQVVKGNGRSSSWEICITLHPATAEDQDSQYVCFTLVLRVPAQYPHAVPQISIRNPRGLSDEQIHKISQALSHMAEAGLGTAMLYELIEKGKEILTDNNIPHGQCVICLYGFQEKEAFTKTTCYHYFHCHCLARYIQHMEQELQAQGREQEREWQHAATKQAVGVQCPVCREPLVYDLASLKAAPEPQQPVELYQPDAESLRQQEERKRLYQRQQERGGIIDLEAERNRYFISLQQPPAPLEPESAVDASGGSHPPSTLATEQSTSSTAQTTLSAPLPVASQYTCEKIPGAGPNQQKLGETQKAMLDPPRASRGPWRQAERRHLKGGECNALKGTSHTQELPPPEGPLKEPMDLKPESRNQGVEGPPREKGHGNWQGPPPRRTRDCARWEHSKGRTPASSYRHLPRGRGAYRPGPRREPVSLEPEDGS
- the BCS1L gene encoding mitochondrial chaperone BCS1 isoform X2, which translates into the protein MPLSDFVLALKDNPYFGAGFGLVGVGTALALARKGAQLGLVAFRRHYMITLEVPARDRSYAWLLSWLTRHSTRTQHLSVETSYLQHESGRISTKFEFVPSPGNHFIWYQGKWIRVQRSREMQMIDLQTGTPWESVTFTALGTDRKVFFNILEEARELALQQEEGKTVMYTAVGSEWRPFGYPRRRRPLTSVVLEQGLADRIVRDIREFIDNPKWYTDRALAGELQHSICLLSLTDSSLSDDRLNHLLSVAPQQSLVLLEDVDAAFLSRDLAAENPVKYQGLGRLTFSGLLNALDGVASTEARIVFMTTNHVDRLDPALIRPGRVDLKEYVGHCSRWQLTQMFQRFYPGQAASLAETFADHVLQATTQISPAQVQGYFMLYKSDPAGAIHNAESLRR